The Campylobacter concisus genome has a window encoding:
- the gatB gene encoding Asp-tRNA(Asn)/Glu-tRNA(Gln) amidotransferase subunit GatB, whose amino-acid sequence MFEVVIGLEVHTQLNTKTKIFCSCSTSFGDEANTHVCPTCLALPGALPVLNKEAVKKAISFGTAINAKINKKSVFNRKNYFYPDLPKAYQISQFEIPIVEGGELIIDVNGTKKRIGVTRAHLEEDAGKNIHEENESLVDLNRAGTPLLEIVSEPDLRSSDEAVAYLKKLHSILRFLNISDANMQEGSFRCDANVSIRPKGDTKLYTRVEIKNLNSFKFIQKAIDYEVERQSAAWEDGKYDEEVYQETRLFDTTNLVTRSMRGKEDSAEYRYFPDPDLLPVEVPEEMYNEAIKIPELAEQKVARYVSELGVKESDALNLTQSVEMARYFEELIAAGIQPKLATTWLIVELLGRLNNGVTIETSPVSSAKMINLLKRIEDGTISGKAAKEVLDYLMEHDVDVDSVIEKLGLKQVSDDSAIIAIIDQILAANADKVEEYKNGKDKMFGFFVGQVMKEGKGAFNPGKVNELLKAKIG is encoded by the coding sequence ATGTTTGAAGTCGTTATCGGTTTAGAAGTTCACACTCAGCTTAATACAAAAACTAAAATTTTCTGCTCTTGCTCAACTAGCTTTGGCGATGAGGCAAACACTCACGTTTGTCCGACCTGCCTAGCTCTGCCTGGAGCGCTACCTGTACTAAACAAAGAGGCAGTCAAAAAGGCGATCAGCTTTGGCACAGCAATAAACGCTAAGATAAATAAAAAATCAGTCTTTAATAGAAAAAACTACTTCTACCCAGACCTTCCAAAGGCATATCAAATTTCACAGTTTGAGATACCTATCGTAGAAGGTGGCGAGCTCATCATCGACGTAAACGGCACTAAAAAACGCATCGGCGTAACTAGAGCGCACCTTGAAGAGGACGCTGGCAAGAACATCCACGAAGAAAACGAGAGTTTGGTCGATCTAAATAGAGCTGGCACGCCGCTTCTTGAGATAGTTAGCGAGCCAGACCTTAGAAGTAGCGACGAGGCGGTGGCTTATCTTAAGAAACTGCACTCAATCCTTCGCTTTTTAAACATCAGTGACGCAAATATGCAAGAAGGTAGCTTCCGCTGCGACGCAAACGTCTCTATCCGTCCAAAAGGCGATACCAAGCTTTACACAAGGGTTGAGATAAAGAACCTAAACTCATTTAAATTTATCCAAAAAGCGATCGATTATGAGGTAGAACGCCAAAGTGCAGCGTGGGAAGATGGCAAATATGACGAAGAGGTCTATCAAGAGACAAGGCTGTTTGACACGACAAATTTAGTGACAAGATCTATGCGTGGCAAAGAGGATAGCGCGGAGTATAGGTACTTTCCTGACCCTGACTTGCTCCCTGTTGAAGTGCCAGAAGAGATGTATAACGAAGCGATCAAAATTCCAGAGCTTGCTGAGCAAAAGGTCGCAAGATATGTTAGCGAGCTAGGCGTAAAAGAGAGCGATGCGCTAAATTTAACCCAAAGCGTTGAGATGGCTAGATATTTTGAAGAGCTAATCGCTGCTGGAATTCAGCCAAAGCTTGCTACTACGTGGCTCATAGTCGAGCTTCTTGGCCGTTTAAATAACGGCGTAACGATCGAGACAAGCCCAGTTAGCAGCGCTAAGATGATAAATTTACTAAAACGCATAGAAGATGGCACGATAAGTGGCAAGGCTGCAAAAGAGGTGCTAGACTATCTAATGGAGCATGACGTAGACGTCGATAGCGTCATCGAAAAGCTTGGCTTGAAACAAGTGAGCGACGACTCAGCGATCATCGCGATCATAGATCAAATTTTAGCTGCAAACGCCGACAAAGTAGAAGAGTATAAAAACGGCAAAGATAAGATGTTTGGCTTCTTTGTCGGTCAGGTGATGAAAGAGGGCAAGGGTGCGTTTAACCCAGGCAAGGTCAATGAGCTTTTAAAGGCCAAAATAGGCTAA
- a CDS encoding F0F1 ATP synthase subunit A, which translates to MKDLFLFSNLLNHSHAFVYAFHFCLVALIILIVAYIARSKMQLVPRGLQNIVEAYLEGVISMGKDTLGSEKLARKYLPLVATIGFIVFFSNVIGIIPGFESPSSSLNLTLVLALVVFIYYNFEGIRENGFFKYFGHFMGPNKFLAPIMFPVEVISHLSRVVSLSFRLFGNIKGDDLFLLAMLTLAPWFAPLPAFALLTLMAVLQTFIFMMLTYVYLAGAVAISEHEH; encoded by the coding sequence ATGAAAGATTTGTTTCTATTCTCAAATTTGCTAAACCATTCACATGCCTTTGTCTATGCGTTTCACTTTTGCCTTGTAGCTTTGATCATCCTTATCGTTGCCTACATCGCAAGGAGCAAAATGCAGCTTGTGCCAAGAGGTCTTCAAAACATAGTTGAGGCTTATTTAGAGGGTGTTATCTCTATGGGCAAGGATACTTTAGGTAGCGAAAAGCTAGCTAGAAAATACCTCCCACTTGTCGCAACTATCGGCTTTATCGTATTTTTCTCAAACGTCATCGGCATCATCCCTGGCTTTGAGTCACCAAGCTCAAGCTTAAATTTAACTCTAGTTTTGGCTTTGGTTGTATTTATTTACTACAACTTTGAGGGCATTAGAGAAAATGGCTTTTTCAAATACTTTGGACACTTCATGGGACCAAACAAATTTCTAGCTCCTATTATGTTTCCAGTCGAAGTCATCTCACATCTTTCACGTGTAGTTTCGCTATCTTTCCGTCTTTTTGGTAACATCAAGGGCGATGACTTGTTCTTGCTTGCGATGCTTACACTTGCACCATGGTTTGCTCCACTTCCAGCATTTGCACTTCTAACACTTATGGCTGTTTTGCAAACATTTATCTTCATGATGCTAACTTACGTTTATCTAGCAGGCGCAGTCGCTATTAGCGAGCATGAGCATTAA
- a CDS encoding TSUP family transporter, giving the protein MEFDLLSYTVFFVAAFLGGFIDAIAGGGGLITLPAIMAMGVPPHLALGTNKLQGVFGSFTATLNFTKKGLINYKECFVGIVFTFIGAAIGATLILFLNANFLKIIIPFLLIAIFIYTLFMPKIGESDRAAKMNERLFYVIFGLILGFYDGFFGPGAGSFWMFAMVALIGLNLKKAVAHTKALNFTSNIVALGVFIAGGQILWLVGFLMAVGQILGAYFGSNLVIKKEVKFIRTMFLIVVAATICKLLFDYFKA; this is encoded by the coding sequence ATGGAATTTGACCTACTTAGCTACACTGTCTTTTTTGTCGCCGCGTTTTTGGGTGGTTTTATCGACGCGATCGCAGGAGGTGGCGGACTGATCACTTTGCCAGCCATCATGGCTATGGGCGTGCCACCTCATCTTGCCCTTGGCACAAACAAGCTTCAAGGCGTCTTTGGCAGCTTCACGGCAACGCTAAATTTCACTAAAAAAGGACTGATTAATTATAAAGAGTGCTTTGTTGGCATAGTTTTTACATTTATTGGAGCAGCCATCGGCGCAACGCTCATCTTATTTTTAAATGCAAATTTCTTAAAAATAATCATCCCATTTTTGCTAATCGCTATCTTCATCTACACACTTTTTATGCCAAAAATAGGCGAGAGCGACAGGGCTGCAAAGATGAATGAGAGGCTATTTTATGTCATTTTTGGACTAATTCTTGGCTTTTATGATGGCTTTTTTGGCCCAGGAGCAGGCTCGTTTTGGATGTTTGCGATGGTGGCTTTAATTGGGCTAAATTTAAAAAAGGCGGTCGCTCACACAAAGGCTTTAAATTTCACCAGCAACATCGTAGCACTTGGCGTTTTTATAGCCGGTGGACAGATACTTTGGCTAGTTGGCTTTTTGATGGCTGTGGGACAAATTTTAGGAGCATATTTTGGCTCAAATTTAGTCATCAAAAAAGAGGTCAAATTTATTAGAACGATGTTTTTGATAGTTGTCGCAGCGACCATTTGCAAACTGCTTTTTGACTACTTCAAGGCTTAA
- a CDS encoding superoxide dismutase family protein, giving the protein MKKIVLLSAVLGTLLFAHEGHHFDPKSGEHLVIPVNELSEKGDKSVGEVVAVKTNYGVAFFPNLKGLPAGLHGFHVHQNADCGATEKGLGMKAGGHWDPAETKMHSFAWDDKGHKGDLPALYVDAEGNANYPVLAPKIKNLDELKGHSLMVHVGGDNHSDQPKALGGGGARMLCGVIK; this is encoded by the coding sequence ATGAAAAAAATCGTTTTACTAAGTGCAGTTTTAGGAACTTTGCTTTTTGCTCACGAGGGTCATCACTTTGATCCAAAGTCTGGCGAACATCTAGTCATACCTGTTAATGAGCTAAGCGAAAAAGGCGATAAGAGCGTTGGCGAAGTAGTAGCTGTTAAGACAAACTACGGCGTTGCGTTTTTTCCAAATTTAAAAGGTCTTCCTGCAGGACTTCATGGCTTTCACGTTCATCAAAATGCTGATTGTGGCGCGACTGAAAAAGGTCTTGGTATGAAAGCAGGCGGTCACTGGGATCCAGCTGAAACAAAGATGCACTCATTTGCATGGGACGATAAGGGTCACAAAGGCGATCTACCAGCGCTTTACGTAGATGCTGAGGGCAATGCAAACTACCCAGTGCTAGCTCCAAAGATAAAAAACCTTGACGAGCTAAAAGGTCACTCACTAATGGTTCACGTCGGTGGTGACAACCACAGCGACCAGCCAAAAGCACTTGGCGGTGGCGGCGCTAGAATGCTTTGCGGCGTTATTAAATAA
- a CDS encoding TIGR02757 family protein, producing the protein MSELKSLLDSHVLSKNTNSGLFDAPDPLQVATKFKEPNIALICALFAYGNAKMIVKFLNSLEFSLLDESEQNIKKNLSNFKYRFQNENDVKEIFITLSRLKKEADIEEILRQGLAKNGEMIEGVNELIKFIYGLNSYRSDGYEFFFGKSFEREPQSPYKRYNMYLRWMVRDSDIDLGLFKNLPKDRLLMPLDVHTHRVSLNLGLINRKSYDFKAVMELTKKLREFDELDPIKYDFALYRIGQSKELETIVKNLKK; encoded by the coding sequence ATGAGCGAACTAAAGAGCCTTTTAGACTCACACGTACTTAGTAAAAATACAAATTCGGGGCTATTTGACGCCCCGGACCCACTTCAAGTAGCTACTAAATTTAAAGAGCCAAACATAGCACTCATTTGTGCGTTATTTGCTTATGGTAACGCAAAAATGATAGTGAAATTTCTAAATTCGCTTGAATTTAGCCTGCTTGATGAGAGTGAGCAAAATATCAAGAAAAATCTGTCAAATTTCAAATACCGCTTTCAAAATGAAAATGACGTAAAAGAAATTTTCATCACACTTTCACGCCTGAAAAAAGAGGCTGACATAGAAGAAATTTTGCGCCAAGGTCTTGCAAAAAACGGCGAGATGATAGAGGGCGTAAATGAGCTTATTAAATTTATTTATGGGCTAAATTCTTACCGCTCAGACGGATATGAGTTTTTCTTTGGTAAGAGTTTTGAGAGGGAGCCACAAAGTCCATATAAACGCTACAATATGTATCTTCGCTGGATGGTGCGAGATAGCGACATCGACCTTGGGCTATTTAAAAATTTGCCAAAAGATAGACTTTTGATGCCGCTTGACGTGCATACGCATAGGGTTTCATTAAATTTAGGACTTATAAATAGAAAGAGCTACGACTTCAAAGCGGTGATGGAGCTTACAAAAAAACTTAGAGAATTTGACGAGCTAGACCCGATAAAATATGACTTTGCGCTTTACAGGATAGGGCAGAGCAAAGAGCTAGAAACTATCGTAAAAAATCTTAAAAAATAA
- the flgK gene encoding flagellar hook-associated protein FlgK: protein MANIFMSLGTGVSGLNAAQVQISTTGNNITNADSNYYTRQRVVQSASPAMNTVPGGVGTGTQVDTVTRLHDEFAYQRLKYSSSNLENTGYKQRILQEATKYFPDLKDNGMVKDIQEYFAAWNNFASNPDEGAQKVNLINKASVLTASINRSSKMLYDMHTQIDETIKININEINSLGKQIANINKQIQRVESGADAGIKINANDLRDKRDELELAMSKLVNTAVYKSDLKSESRIDTGISDQGRYYNLNIGGVSIVDGVNFHEISMSSTESGQYTKIYYEREDGRRIPMEEKITNGKIGAALDLRGRNYEPDNDKFSDGIIQKYIDNLNTFSKTLITSTNNVYAESAVEISNSDPISYLENDKTLMNHDNSIRNGSFEAIVYDNKGNVVAKKTIEINGTTTMNDTKYGNSVVQDFNSNSDDNNDNNMLNDVDDFFEASYFYDKNTHQGTFALIPKQAQGLYSISIVDHGTNFPGVVGINRFFSGTNSNTIGINQNFTQDHTKLRAYSKPVVGNNEVANKMIQLQYQKQTFYSSGTALDRDETIEGYYRYFTTDMASDTEANNTIHDTNTSLQRTAEEEFQSTSGVDTNEELTNLIRFQASYGAAAKIITTVDQMLDTLLSLKQ from the coding sequence ATGGCTAATATCTTTATGTCATTAGGCACAGGCGTTTCAGGGCTAAATGCAGCCCAAGTGCAAATAAGCACAACTGGAAACAACATCACAAACGCCGATAGTAACTACTACACAAGACAACGTGTAGTCCAGTCAGCATCTCCAGCGATGAACACTGTCCCTGGTGGCGTTGGCACAGGTACGCAAGTAGATACCGTGACAAGACTTCACGATGAGTTTGCCTACCAAAGACTAAAGTACTCATCGTCAAATTTAGAAAATACAGGCTATAAACAGAGAATTTTACAAGAGGCGACAAAATACTTCCCAGATCTAAAAGATAACGGCATGGTAAAAGATATACAGGAGTATTTTGCTGCGTGGAACAACTTTGCTTCAAACCCAGATGAGGGCGCTCAAAAGGTAAATTTGATAAACAAAGCTAGCGTTTTAACAGCTAGCATCAACCGCTCATCAAAGATGCTTTATGATATGCACACGCAGATAGATGAGACTATAAAGATAAACATAAACGAGATAAACTCACTTGGCAAGCAAATAGCAAATATCAATAAGCAAATTCAAAGAGTTGAATCTGGCGCAGACGCTGGCATCAAGATAAATGCAAATGACCTTCGTGACAAGCGCGATGAGCTAGAGCTTGCTATGTCAAAGCTGGTAAATACAGCCGTTTATAAAAGCGATCTAAAAAGCGAGTCAAGGATAGATACAGGCATAAGCGATCAAGGAAGATACTACAACCTAAATATCGGCGGTGTGAGCATCGTTGATGGCGTAAATTTTCATGAAATTTCTATGAGCTCAACCGAGAGTGGGCAATACACGAAAATTTATTATGAAAGAGAAGATGGCAGACGCATCCCTATGGAGGAGAAGATCACAAATGGCAAGATAGGCGCTGCGCTTGATCTTAGAGGCCGCAACTACGAGCCAGATAATGATAAATTTAGCGATGGTATCATCCAAAAATATATTGACAATCTAAATACATTTTCAAAAACTTTAATAACTAGCACAAACAACGTCTATGCCGAGTCTGCGGTTGAAATTTCAAACTCAGATCCGATCAGCTATCTAGAAAACGACAAGACGCTGATGAACCACGACAACAGCATAAGAAATGGCAGTTTTGAAGCCATAGTTTATGATAACAAGGGCAACGTCGTAGCCAAAAAGACCATCGAGATAAACGGCACAACGACGATGAACGATACAAAATACGGCAACTCTGTTGTGCAGGATTTTAACTCAAATTCAGACGACAACAATGACAACAACATGCTAAATGACGTCGATGACTTCTTTGAAGCGTCGTATTTTTATGATAAAAACACGCATCAAGGCACATTTGCGCTCATACCAAAGCAAGCTCAAGGGCTTTATAGCATCTCAATAGTCGATCACGGCACAAATTTCCCAGGCGTTGTTGGTATCAACAGATTTTTTTCTGGCACAAACTCAAATACAATAGGCATCAATCAAAATTTCACTCAAGATCACACAAAGCTTCGTGCCTACTCAAAACCAGTCGTGGGAAACAACGAAGTTGCAAACAAGATGATACAGCTTCAGTACCAAAAGCAGACATTTTACTCAAGTGGTACTGCGCTTGATAGAGATGAGACTATTGAGGGATATTACCGATATTTCACAACCGATATGGCGAGCGATACCGAGGCGAACAACACTATCCACGACACAAACACATCTTTGCAAAGGACTGCTGAAGAGGAATTTCAATCAACAAGTGGCGTAGATACCAACGAAGAGCTTACAAACTTAATCCGCTTTCAAGCAAGCTACGGTGCAGCAGCAAAGATCATCACGACAGTTGATCAGATGCTTGACACGCTTCTTTCACTAAAACAATGA
- a CDS encoding flagellar export chaperone FlgN, translating to MIKKLLDEAIGELDELINLTMQDIANIKEAKHSSVDESVKKKNALVRAFEDTKRALDKELLRVSKESGTTTLANVLDDEVKSKLVLMRSKLEILHKVNKEYARHVVVVKEFFDSLSKKVFGTQTNEYGQDGSGTDNNFYKSRV from the coding sequence ATGATAAAGAAGCTTTTGGACGAGGCCATAGGCGAGCTAGACGAGCTTATAAATTTAACGATGCAAGATATCGCCAACATAAAAGAGGCGAAGCACTCAAGCGTTGATGAGAGTGTGAAGAAGAAAAATGCTCTCGTGCGTGCTTTTGAAGATACCAAAAGAGCTTTGGATAAAGAGCTTTTAAGGGTCTCAAAAGAGAGTGGTACTACGACACTTGCAAATGTTTTAGATGATGAAGTGAAGTCAAAGCTAGTGCTTATGCGTTCAAAGCTTGAAATTTTGCATAAAGTAAATAAAGAATATGCAAGACACGTCGTTGTTGTTAAGGAGTTTTTTGACTCACTTAGCAAAAAAGTCTTTGGTACTCAGACTAATGAATACGGCCAAGACGGCAGCGGCACAGATAATAATTTTTACAAATCAAGGGTTTAA
- a CDS encoding flagellar biosynthesis anti-sigma factor FlgM, protein MITPLNQRPNYQANMLNKNSDARVENENKEVKTNENARVKEIADAIANGTYQVDISKTAKAVADALL, encoded by the coding sequence ATGATAACTCCTTTGAACCAAAGACCAAACTACCAGGCAAATATGCTAAATAAAAATAGCGATGCTAGAGTTGAAAATGAAAACAAAGAAGTAAAAACAAATGAAAACGCAAGAGTAAAAGAGATAGCTGATGCAATAGCAAATGGCACCTATCAGGTAGATATCTCTAAAACAGCAAAAGCTGTGGCTGATGCGTTGCTCTAA
- a CDS encoding rod-binding protein: MQIDNTLALNSYNDISANKIKNANAKQDALLKEQTDAFEAFMVKAVLDIALKEDDKNSLYPKAAGSDIYRSMYNDAMSKALSGNLGFSELLYDFLKRDS, translated from the coding sequence ATGCAAATAGATAACACCTTAGCACTAAATTCATATAATGACATCTCAGCAAACAAGATAAAAAATGCAAATGCCAAACAAGATGCACTTTTAAAAGAGCAAACTGATGCTTTTGAAGCATTTATGGTAAAAGCTGTTCTTGATATCGCTTTAAAAGAAGATGACAAGAACTCACTCTATCCAAAAGCCGCTGGCAGCGACATTTACAGGTCCATGTATAACGACGCTATGAGCAAAGCTTTGAGTGGAAATTTAGGTTTTTCAGAACTTTTATACGATTTTTTGAAGAGAGACTCTTAA
- a CDS encoding flagellar basal body P-ring protein FlgI: protein MNKFLSFVAASVIATSAFATQIKELANIVGVRDNQLIGYGLVVGLNGTGDGSTSKFTIQSLSNMLQGVNVKINPDDIKSKNAAAVMVTAKLPAFARHGDKLDIEISSIGDAKSLQGGTLLMTPLKGVDGDIYALAQGPLSIGGKSAGRTGGNHPTVGTILNGALVEREVTYDIYNQDSIKLSLKDTNFKTALDIQNAINANISDDTAKAIDPRTVIVKKPDDVSIIELASAVLDLDVEYKPDEKIVVDERTGTIVSGINAVVSPVVITHGAITIKIEPNSYEEAVQNDVNIGSDTSVAPSQNLLKISGEKTTVANVTRALNKLGATPSDIISILENLKRVGAIQVDLEII, encoded by the coding sequence ATGAATAAATTTTTATCTTTTGTAGCAGCTTCAGTGATAGCTACTTCAGCCTTTGCTACGCAGATAAAAGAGCTCGCAAATATCGTTGGCGTAAGGGATAATCAGCTAATAGGCTATGGTTTAGTCGTCGGACTAAACGGCACAGGGGATGGCTCAACGTCAAAATTTACGATCCAGTCGCTATCAAACATGCTTCAAGGCGTAAATGTCAAGATAAATCCAGATGATATCAAGTCTAAAAACGCAGCCGCTGTTATGGTGACAGCAAAATTGCCTGCATTTGCAAGACATGGCGACAAGCTTGATATCGAGATCTCATCTATCGGCGATGCAAAAAGCTTGCAAGGTGGCACTCTTCTTATGACCCCACTAAAGGGCGTTGATGGCGATATCTACGCTTTGGCTCAAGGACCTCTAAGTATCGGTGGCAAGAGCGCAGGAAGAACTGGCGGCAATCACCCAACCGTTGGCACTATCTTAAATGGCGCACTTGTGGAGCGCGAGGTCACTTACGATATCTATAACCAAGACAGCATAAAGCTAAGCCTAAAAGATACAAATTTTAAAACCGCTCTTGATATCCAAAACGCTATAAATGCAAACATCTCAGATGACACTGCAAAAGCGATCGATCCAAGAACGGTCATCGTTAAAAAGCCAGATGATGTTAGCATTATCGAGCTTGCAAGCGCTGTGCTTGATCTTGACGTGGAGTATAAGCCAGATGAGAAGATCGTAGTTGATGAGAGAACTGGCACGATAGTTAGCGGTATAAACGCGGTAGTTAGTCCAGTCGTGATAACTCATGGCGCAATTACAATAAAGATAGAGCCAAACAGCTACGAAGAGGCGGTGCAAAATGATGTAAATATAGGTAGCGACACCTCGGTGGCTCCTAGTCAAAATTTACTTAAAATTTCAGGCGAAAAAACAACCGTTGCAAACGTAACAAGAGCGCTAAACAAGCTTGGAGCAACACCAAGTGACATCATCTCGATACTTGAAAATTTAAAACGAGTTGGCGCGATACAAGTCGATCTGGAGATAATATAA
- the rsmD gene encoding 16S rRNA (guanine(966)-N(2))-methyltransferase RsmD, translated as MKLCTKISSGKFKGKRLELPSLSTTRSTKSIVKESFFNVIRDEICSLTFIEGFGGSGVMASEAVSNGAREAIAIEKDRAAFKITQSNLASLQSPNLKAINGDSFALLPDLVNSQNGKVLLYLDPPFDIRAGFDDIYEKLVNLISQLKKEKIYMIVFEHNSDFKFGDEISAYKLVKFKKFGATSLSYFQ; from the coding sequence GTGAAGCTTTGCACCAAAATTTCAAGTGGTAAATTTAAAGGCAAAAGGCTTGAATTGCCAAGTCTAAGCACGACAAGAAGCACAAAAAGCATTGTAAAAGAGTCCTTTTTTAACGTCATTAGAGATGAAATTTGCTCACTTACATTTATAGAGGGCTTTGGCGGAAGTGGCGTGATGGCAAGCGAGGCTGTTAGTAACGGAGCGCGCGAGGCTATCGCGATCGAAAAAGATAGGGCTGCTTTTAAGATCACGCAAAGCAACCTTGCAAGCCTGCAAAGTCCAAATTTAAAAGCGATAAATGGCGACAGCTTTGCGCTTTTGCCTGATCTTGTAAATTCGCAAAATGGCAAGGTTTTGCTCTATCTTGATCCGCCATTTGACATAAGGGCTGGCTTTGATGATATCTACGAAAAGCTAGTAAATTTGATCTCGCAGCTAAAAAAAGAGAAAATTTATATGATAGTTTTTGAGCATAACAGCGACTTTAAATTTGGCGATGAAATTTCTGCGTATAAGCTTGTTAAATTTAAAAAATTTGGAGCCACTTCTCTCTCTTATTTTCAGTAA
- a CDS encoding FlaG family protein: MEIFKAAANQTLDANMSTSAQRQIDSRPIEHSDVKVNADKNGKAKGADDLDKLSNEDLARKTREVTDRLNYQMQQLDTNVRFAYNEKLNLMVVQVKDAKTGEEITQLPSKEAIKISEYFKESIGILFDKES; this comes from the coding sequence ATGGAAATTTTCAAAGCAGCGGCAAATCAAACACTTGATGCAAACATGAGCACGTCGGCTCAGCGTCAAATCGATAGCAGACCTATCGAGCACTCAGATGTCAAAGTAAATGCCGATAAAAACGGTAAAGCAAAAGGTGCAGATGACCTAGACAAGCTTAGTAACGAGGATCTTGCTAGAAAGACAAGAGAGGTTACTGATAGGCTAAACTATCAGATGCAACAGCTCGATACAAATGTAAGATTTGCTTACAACGAGAAGTTAAATTTAATGGTAGTGCAAGTAAAAGACGCCAAAACAGGCGAAGAGATAACACAGCTTCCGAGCAAAGAAGCTATAAAAATCAGCGAGTATTTCAAAGAAAGTATCGGAATACTTTTTGACAAGGAGAGTTAA